In Peromyscus maniculatus bairdii isolate BWxNUB_F1_BW_parent chromosome 9, HU_Pman_BW_mat_3.1, whole genome shotgun sequence, one genomic interval encodes:
- the Tppp2 gene encoding tubulin polymerization-promoting protein family member 2, translating into MASEAEKTFHRFAVFGDTSSSGTEITNKNFSKLCKDCGIMDGKAVTSTDVDIVFSKVKAKNARTINFQQFQEAMKELGQKRFKGKSLDEALENVYKLMEGKDPATTGVTKATTVGGVDRLTDTSKYTGTHKERFDESGKGKGIEGREETADNSGYVSGYKGAGTYDQKNK; encoded by the exons ATGGCCTCAGAAGCAGAGAAAACGTTCCACCGGTTTGCCGTCTTTGGGGACACATCCAGCAGTGGCACCGAAATTACCAACAAGAACTTCTCCAAACTCTGTAAAGACTGCGGCATCATGGATGGCAAGGCGGTGACCTCCACAGACGTGGACATTGTGTTCAGCAAAGTGAA GGCCAAGAATGCCAGAACCATCAACTTTCAACAGTTTCAAGAGGCGATGAAGGAGCTGGGCCAAAAGCGCTTCAAGGGGAAGAGCCTAGATGAGGCTTTGGAGAATGTTTATAAACTCATGGAAGGCAAGGACCCTGCTACCACCGGTGTTACT AAAGCAACCACAGTGGGTGGCGTCGACCGGTTGACAGACACCAGTAAGTACACCGGAACCCACAAGGAGCGCTTTGATGAGAGCGGCAAAGGGAAGGGCATCGAAGGTCGGGAAGAGACGGCAGACAACTCGGGCTATGTGAGCGGCTACAAGGGGGCCGGCACCTATGACCAAAAAAACAAGTAG
- the Rnase13 gene encoding putative inactive ribonuclease-like protein 13 yields the protein MARDVVWLLFLQLVLRPTLVIGINMQMAIKNFRTLHIDYPMVKYPKGFHGYCNGLMAYVRGRLQDWFCPKIHYVVHAPWKDIQKFCEYSESFCENYNEYCTLTQDSFPITVCTLDSKQPPTSCSYNSTLTNQRLYLLCSSKHDAEPIGIIGIY from the coding sequence atggcacGGGATGTGGTCTGGCTCCTTTTCCTCCAGCTCGTCTTACGGCCAACTCTGGTGATAGGCATCAACATGCAGATGGCCATCAAGAACTTCCGCACCTTACACATTGACTACCCCATGGTTAAATACCCGAAGGGTTTCCACGGGTACTGCAATGGCCTCATGGCCTATGTGAGGGGCAGGTTACAGGACTGGTTCTGCCCCAAGATCCACTATGTGGTGCACGCCCCCTGGAAAGACATCCAAAAGTTCTGCGAATACAGCGAGAGCTTCTGCGAGAACTACAATGAATATTGCACCCTCACTCAGGACTCCTTCCCCATTACAGTCTGCACCCTGGACTCTAAGCAGCCACCAACCAGCTGCAGCTACAACAGCACCCTGACCAACCAGAGGCTGTACTTGCTCTGCTCCAGCAAGCACGACGCTGAGCCAATAGGTATCATTGGCATCTACTAG